In Candidatus Methylacidiphilales bacterium, the following proteins share a genomic window:
- a CDS encoding adenylate/guanylate cyclase domain-containing protein, which produces MASTFKEHQTLSGRILSYLVWAPLILTGFFFLMEHYGLLERLENLTIDQRIVERAQNQAPPDSRLFFVGIDDTSYVDLGRFPWDRKVHAEFTQVVGLGNPAVFIWDILFDRNTAEESDGAFAESIRNAGIPVITGASSGTEANKEFQVPAEFENNWPVPAEIQRSQLRWRDYMILPAPFLRNITIPGLVDADAGRDGVIRKIPLVAIANKQVVPTLGLAGLMAYWKIKPSEVRMVPGDAIYLESNIVKRRIPIDAKGFYTVNYRYDVPSFGPSRQLGYSRLAGAYYQRSTTSISSPNLPDVQGKILLIGLNATASTEIGPSPFSGASPRPFVHMNVMDNILKEDYLRFTPTAATWLGTLALGWLSLLAFSRIGFWFSAILPPVFIAAYIALAFYLLGTQNLVLDITGPCLAFLFLHIGSVAKQVLVERAAREHLRRTFSTYVSPAILETIYRNPESLQLGGASKDVTILFTDLRNFTTMTESMDSATLVRQLNEYFTEMVACITRHNGTLHKYIGDAIMAVWGDVTNEGAVIEAGQALRAAIEMREAMRTLNQRWRSEGRPEFHMGIGINHGHVIVGNIGAPQRMEFTVIGDAVNLASRLEGVNKQFGTDILIGQSVHELTHERFLFRSLAKIQVVGKSIPVEIYEPMCEIGSEQHSPYSNEWLQLYQEAQQRFQERRYDVAARLFEACLHEYPENKICVILLNLCHQFAANPPPEDWDGSLELSSK; this is translated from the coding sequence ATGGCCTCGACCTTCAAGGAACATCAAACACTCTCCGGACGCATCCTGTCGTATTTGGTTTGGGCCCCCCTCATCCTGACCGGGTTCTTTTTTCTGATGGAACATTACGGACTCCTGGAACGGCTGGAAAACCTCACGATCGATCAGCGCATCGTCGAAAGAGCCCAAAACCAGGCCCCGCCGGATAGCCGCCTGTTTTTTGTCGGAATTGACGACACGTCCTATGTGGATTTGGGGCGTTTCCCGTGGGATAGGAAAGTCCACGCCGAATTCACCCAAGTCGTCGGCCTGGGAAACCCGGCAGTATTCATTTGGGATATTTTGTTTGACCGCAACACCGCTGAAGAATCAGATGGAGCCTTTGCCGAGTCCATCCGTAACGCGGGTATTCCTGTCATTACCGGGGCTTCAAGCGGAACTGAAGCTAACAAAGAATTCCAAGTCCCTGCGGAATTCGAAAATAACTGGCCCGTGCCTGCGGAAATTCAACGCTCCCAACTTCGTTGGCGGGATTACATGATTTTACCCGCGCCTTTCCTGCGAAATATTACAATCCCGGGACTTGTAGATGCCGATGCCGGGCGCGACGGCGTAATCCGAAAAATTCCTCTGGTTGCCATCGCTAACAAACAAGTCGTTCCCACGCTGGGCTTGGCCGGCCTCATGGCCTATTGGAAAATCAAGCCCAGCGAAGTGCGCATGGTGCCGGGCGACGCAATCTACCTCGAATCCAACATTGTGAAGAGGCGTATCCCGATTGATGCAAAAGGCTTTTATACCGTCAATTATCGTTATGATGTACCCTCGTTTGGACCGTCACGCCAATTGGGCTATTCAAGACTGGCAGGAGCTTATTATCAAAGGAGCACGACCTCCATCAGCAGTCCGAATCTACCCGACGTGCAGGGCAAGATTTTGCTGATCGGGTTGAATGCGACAGCATCGACCGAGATTGGACCGAGCCCTTTTTCAGGCGCGAGCCCGAGGCCTTTTGTCCACATGAACGTCATGGATAATATTCTCAAGGAGGATTATCTGCGTTTTACCCCGACTGCAGCAACCTGGCTGGGAACTCTCGCACTGGGCTGGCTCAGCCTGCTGGCATTCTCGCGCATCGGATTCTGGTTCTCCGCCATCCTTCCGCCTGTCTTCATAGCTGCCTATATCGCGCTGGCTTTCTATCTGCTCGGCACGCAAAACCTTGTACTCGACATCACCGGCCCCTGCCTGGCCTTTCTTTTCCTGCATATCGGTTCCGTCGCCAAACAGGTGCTGGTGGAACGCGCGGCGCGGGAACATCTCCGGCGAACCTTTTCCACCTATGTCTCACCCGCCATCCTGGAAACAATCTACCGCAACCCGGAAAGCCTGCAGCTCGGTGGCGCCAGCAAGGACGTCACCATCCTCTTCACCGACCTGCGCAATTTCACCACAATGACCGAGTCCATGGATTCCGCCACCCTGGTGCGGCAGTTGAACGAATATTTCACCGAAATGGTCGCCTGCATCACGCGCCATAACGGCACTCTCCATAAATACATCGGCGACGCCATCATGGCCGTCTGGGGCGATGTCACGAACGAGGGGGCCGTGATCGAAGCCGGCCAGGCCCTCCGCGCCGCCATTGAGATGCGCGAGGCCATGCGCACCCTCAACCAACGCTGGCGCAGTGAGGGCCGCCCGGAATTCCACATGGGCATCGGAATCAATCACGGACACGTCATCGTGGGGAACATCGGCGCGCCGCAACGGATGGAATTCACGGTCATCGGTGACGCGGTAAACCTCGCTTCACGTCTCGAAGGAGTAAACAAACAATTCGGAACTGATATCCTCATCGGGCAGTCGGTACACGAACTCACCCATGAACGCTTCCTCTTCCGCTCCCTGGCCAAAATCCAGGTTGTTGGGAAAAGCATCCCCGTCGAAATCTACGAGCCGATGTGCGAGATCGGGAGCGAGCAACATTCGCCCTACAGCAATGAATGGCTCCAACTCTATCAGGAAGCGCAGCAGCGCTTTCAGGAACGTCGCTATGATGTCGCAGCCCGCCTTTTCGAGGCGTGCCTGCATGAATATCCCGAAAACAAAATTTGCGTCATCCTGCTGAACCTGTGCCATCAGTTCGCCGCCAATCCCCCGCCCGAGGACTGGGACGGATCCTTGGAACTGTCTTCCAAATAA
- a CDS encoding response regulator — MGAILVLEDSQVLLTKLTNELRQQFPHLQILPARAIEEAQLLLNEYEISLFILDIFLPDGSGIDFLCDVKTISPDSAAIIMSGQQVPELRQQAEELGVIRFFQKPVDTQSLFKTIQKILDPEAAAATSIEDANSFQASLSSLTTVDIIQLKCLARSTQVLKFTRGDGQDGKIHFHRGEIVHAETLEKTGLDAFNEIVSWKGGRVEESAEPIAEPTINRGWESLLMDAVRMMDEAAAVLN; from the coding sequence ATGGGCGCCATTCTTGTCCTGGAAGACAGCCAGGTTTTGCTGACAAAGCTCACCAACGAGCTCAGGCAGCAATTCCCGCATCTTCAAATACTTCCCGCCCGGGCCATTGAAGAAGCGCAACTCCTGCTGAATGAATACGAAATCTCGCTGTTTATTCTCGATATTTTCCTGCCCGACGGCAGCGGGATCGATTTTCTCTGCGACGTAAAAACCATCAGCCCCGATTCTGCCGCCATTATCATGAGCGGCCAACAGGTCCCGGAACTCCGGCAGCAGGCGGAAGAGCTGGGCGTCATCCGCTTTTTCCAGAAACCCGTGGATACCCAGTCGCTTTTTAAAACGATTCAAAAAATACTCGATCCGGAAGCCGCTGCGGCGACTTCCATCGAGGACGCCAACAGTTTTCAAGCGTCGCTGAGCAGCCTGACCACGGTGGACATCATCCAGCTCAAATGCCTGGCCCGGTCCACCCAGGTACTGAAATTCACCCGCGGGGACGGCCAGGACGGCAAAATTCATTTCCATCGCGGTGAAATCGTCCATGCTGAAACCCTCGAAAAAACGGGCCTGGACGCCTTCAACGAAATCGTGAGCTGGAAAGGCGGCCGGGTGGAGGAATCAGCCGAACCGATTGCGGAACCGACCATCAACCGGGGCTGGGAATCCCTCCTCATGGACGCAGTCCGGATGATGGATGAAGCCGCCGCCGTCTTAAACTAA
- a CDS encoding response regulator: MGQTILVVDDSPTLRKFIVKHLQAHSANYRVLVAANGADGVDLAKKEKPDLILLDFILPDMNGEEVCKQLVADPETAGIPVVLMSSSAPDITRTEGKFEIIKRSMVKPFSPELLCATVSYVFKSAAEQARETSMTEAGSAGKTSTGEQESGTDSSSGGTLVFCGETDYFPLLHALLASESRKLTGVLLVRQKISPIEIYFREGELLLATTRDIDAYLSGTPLDIPPEQEELFKDLKQTQTNTGSPIFLQMRDKDLAPTEDAESMADQFGASLASGIWLQPVVFLEFRKSPELPAFIGSKKPASNSVLSWSLETLRLVGTECLALAGSENSTGVPSYTKTGYERIQKLPLNDEEVAFANQVASGGLNLNDIAAGMGIDPEAARQLLFRFRMLEIFDYWTETSATP; the protein is encoded by the coding sequence ATGGGACAAACAATCTTAGTCGTGGACGATAGCCCGACCCTGCGGAAGTTTATCGTCAAACATCTCCAGGCCCATTCGGCCAATTACCGGGTCCTGGTGGCGGCCAACGGGGCGGACGGCGTGGATCTGGCAAAAAAAGAAAAGCCCGATCTGATCCTGCTCGATTTTATCCTGCCGGACATGAACGGCGAGGAGGTCTGCAAGCAACTCGTCGCAGATCCGGAAACCGCGGGGATACCGGTGGTGCTGATGAGCAGCAGCGCGCCGGACATCACCCGGACCGAAGGCAAGTTTGAAATCATCAAACGCTCGATGGTCAAGCCGTTCTCACCGGAACTGCTCTGCGCCACTGTCAGTTATGTTTTTAAAAGCGCGGCGGAACAGGCACGGGAAACGTCCATGACTGAAGCCGGGTCAGCCGGCAAGACCTCAACGGGAGAACAGGAATCCGGGACCGATTCCTCCTCAGGCGGGACTCTTGTTTTCTGCGGGGAAACCGATTATTTTCCGCTGCTTCACGCACTCCTCGCGTCCGAAAGCCGGAAACTGACAGGCGTGCTGCTTGTGCGGCAAAAAATCAGCCCGATCGAGATTTATTTCAGGGAAGGCGAACTGCTTCTGGCCACAACACGCGACATCGACGCCTACCTCAGCGGCACACCGCTGGACATCCCCCCCGAACAGGAGGAGCTTTTCAAAGATCTCAAACAAACCCAGACAAACACCGGGTCTCCCATTTTTCTGCAAATGCGCGACAAGGATTTGGCTCCGACCGAAGATGCGGAATCCATGGCCGATCAATTCGGAGCCTCCCTCGCCTCCGGAATATGGCTCCAGCCCGTTGTTTTCCTCGAATTCAGGAAATCCCCCGAATTGCCCGCCTTCATCGGTTCCAAAAAACCCGCTTCCAACTCCGTACTTTCCTGGTCCCTGGAAACGCTCCGGCTGGTGGGAACTGAATGCCTTGCACTTGCAGGATCGGAGAACTCCACCGGCGTTCCCAGCTACACCAAAACCGGTTATGAACGGATTCAAAAGCTGCCCCTGAATGACGAGGAGGTGGCCTTCGCCAACCAGGTCGCTTCCGGCGGGTTGAATTTGAATGATATTGCCGCTGGCATGGGAATCGATCCGGAGGCTGCGCGCCAACTGCTTTTCCGCTTCCGGATGCTTGAGATTTTCGATTATTGGACGGAAACAAGCGCAACTCCTTAA
- a CDS encoding chemotaxis protein CheW: MEYCLFQLGHNRYAVPLAAVREVLSHPSVSPVPLSPPELSGMTSFRGEVLPVFTLDSLLMPEQARTEPGERSRVLVLNFHESIYGIWVDQVERMEADAETLPEPNESEDPLLHETHVHDSVLYLLNPALLHSKLESLFQPAPEIF; encoded by the coding sequence ATGGAATATTGCCTCTTCCAACTCGGGCATAACAGATATGCGGTACCGCTCGCCGCTGTGCGAGAGGTGCTCAGCCACCCGTCTGTTTCGCCCGTCCCCCTTTCACCGCCGGAATTGTCAGGCATGACAAGCTTCCGCGGCGAGGTGCTTCCGGTATTCACGCTGGATTCACTTCTGATGCCGGAGCAGGCCCGGACGGAACCGGGGGAAAGAAGCCGTGTCCTTGTACTGAATTTTCACGAATCCATTTACGGCATCTGGGTCGATCAGGTTGAAAGGATGGAGGCCGATGCGGAGACCCTGCCGGAACCCAATGAATCGGAGGATCCGCTGCTGCATGAAACACACGTCCACGACTCCGTTCTTTATCTTTTGAATCCGGCGCTGCTTCACTCAAAACTCGAATCCCTTTTCCAACCTGCGCCCGAAATTTTTTAA
- a CDS encoding methyl-accepting chemotaxis protein, whose product MPQEFTTQAAASADIAPPPGVKITTKIALAFAGIAALAALATGLASYFLYGGVLQHEASTKLESVRTLLQTSVDGELERVAAESSAIAASPLVHSGIPQLAAAKSAGETIGADSALKSSLATGLGRGGFQNIYLLDAKSNLLLSAREPSSQHDLSAAAARLSGQSNKACFTVVNGRSLNDTAILRSTPVTSPDGTILGFVVTQRSVEAVFKILALGGNSSGSGLGSTGEAFLVDHKLTLQSPLRSGVSMQQIESTGVKNALQGSEGVEIYKNHAGVDVLGSYGRLKTDGMDWALVAEQDKSEALSPARSVALYVGAISLVIVLIIGAAGTFFAGYLARPILVLEGTMRRVSAGDETARAPVSSTDEIGQLAASFNSMLAERNAVKDRIATENRRLQTNIQDFLLVVADASEGKLSIRARKTEGILGNVADALNQMLANVSVLIGEAKRASTAVEQAAGEISASAQDLAEGAASQTQQITQTIQDVQNLTGEAQNVAEISRNAADAASRTRQAAEDGARSLQEAVAYMERLRENVQSNARKISKLGQRSTEISGIVRSISEISSETDVLAMNASIEAARAGEQGKGFTIVADQVRALADRTRQATVEIEKLVLGIQNETTEAVRQMETQNREVESGAQRVGSAGASLSNIVDVSVDSSTLAEQIRESAREQDKRAEAVLQAVMAINQISEAARNRTLEFRETSDQLAQLAVELNKHLANFDIGSSQNTE is encoded by the coding sequence ATGCCACAGGAATTTACAACACAGGCCGCTGCCTCAGCGGACATTGCCCCGCCGCCCGGTGTCAAGATCACAACCAAGATTGCACTGGCCTTTGCCGGCATCGCTGCACTGGCGGCGCTGGCCACCGGCCTCGCATCCTATTTCCTCTACGGCGGCGTACTCCAACATGAAGCCTCCACAAAGTTGGAATCGGTCCGCACCCTGCTCCAAACCAGCGTGGACGGCGAATTGGAACGCGTTGCCGCCGAAAGTTCCGCCATCGCCGCCTCACCCCTCGTCCATTCCGGCATTCCCCAGCTCGCTGCGGCAAAAAGCGCCGGGGAAACAATCGGTGCCGATTCGGCTCTCAAGAGCAGCCTCGCGACCGGCCTGGGCCGCGGCGGATTTCAAAATATTTACCTGCTCGACGCAAAATCCAATCTTCTCCTGTCTGCCAGGGAACCATCCAGCCAGCATGATTTGAGCGCGGCGGCAGCCCGGCTCAGCGGGCAGAGCAACAAAGCCTGCTTTACAGTTGTAAACGGACGCTCCCTCAACGACACCGCCATTCTCCGAAGCACACCGGTCACATCGCCCGATGGGACGATTCTCGGGTTTGTCGTCACACAAAGATCGGTCGAGGCCGTCTTTAAGATTCTCGCGCTCGGGGGTAACTCATCGGGGTCCGGACTCGGCTCAACTGGCGAGGCCTTTTTGGTCGATCATAAACTAACATTACAGTCACCTCTCCGGTCCGGAGTCTCCATGCAGCAAATCGAATCCACAGGCGTCAAAAACGCCCTGCAAGGTTCCGAAGGGGTGGAAATTTATAAAAACCACGCCGGCGTTGACGTGCTGGGATCCTACGGACGCTTGAAAACCGACGGCATGGACTGGGCACTCGTTGCCGAGCAGGACAAAAGCGAAGCCCTCTCCCCCGCCAGATCCGTTGCCCTCTACGTGGGCGCCATCAGCCTCGTCATTGTCCTCATAATCGGCGCAGCAGGAACATTCTTCGCCGGATACCTCGCCCGGCCCATCCTTGTTCTCGAAGGCACCATGCGTCGCGTTTCCGCAGGCGACGAAACCGCCCGCGCACCTGTCTCCTCCACGGATGAAATCGGGCAACTGGCGGCCAGCTTCAACTCCATGCTGGCGGAACGCAACGCCGTGAAGGACCGCATTGCCACCGAAAACCGGCGCCTCCAAACCAACATCCAGGACTTCCTCCTGGTGGTGGCCGACGCCTCCGAAGGAAAACTGTCCATTCGCGCCAGGAAAACCGAGGGCATCCTCGGCAATGTCGCCGACGCGCTGAACCAGATGTTGGCAAATGTCAGCGTCTTGATAGGCGAAGCCAAGCGCGCCAGCACCGCCGTCGAGCAGGCCGCCGGGGAAATTTCCGCCTCCGCGCAGGATTTGGCGGAAGGAGCCGCCAGCCAGACCCAGCAGATCACCCAAACCATTCAGGACGTGCAAAATCTGACAGGCGAGGCGCAGAACGTGGCCGAGATATCCCGTAATGCCGCGGACGCCGCCAGCCGGACGCGCCAGGCTGCCGAGGACGGCGCCCGCTCGCTCCAGGAAGCCGTCGCTTATATGGAACGGCTGCGCGAAAATGTGCAATCCAACGCGCGTAAAATCAGCAAGCTCGGACAACGCTCAACTGAAATTTCCGGCATCGTCAGGTCAATCAGCGAAATCAGCTCCGAAACCGACGTGCTGGCCATGAACGCTTCCATCGAGGCCGCCCGCGCGGGCGAACAGGGAAAAGGATTCACCATTGTGGCCGACCAGGTGCGCGCACTGGCAGACCGCACCCGCCAAGCCACGGTTGAAATTGAAAAGCTCGTGCTCGGAATCCAAAATGAAACCACCGAGGCCGTCCGGCAGATGGAAACCCAAAACCGGGAGGTCGAGAGCGGCGCCCAGCGCGTGGGCAGCGCCGGAGCCTCGCTCAGCAACATTGTGGATGTCAGCGTGGATTCATCGACACTTGCGGAGCAAATCCGCGAGTCCGCCCGCGAGCAGGACAAGCGGGCCGAGGCCGTTTTGCAGGCGGTCATGGCCATCAACCAGATTTCGGAAGCAGCCCGGAACCGCACCCTTGAATTTCGCGAAACGAGCGACCAGCTTGCGCAACTGGCCGTTGAATTGAACAAGCATCTGGCCAATTTTGACATCGGCTCCTCGCAAAATACCGAATGA
- a CDS encoding response regulator, with amino-acid sequence MNPDEQAKQRSNRPPPALKAPTQSSRALPRPAPALKASSSAPSLSLRGGKGRPTKLIREKMPKPQSKPASNEPADTVGAEDYTAMFRSELAEAQAKLGLLLAGGDGSSTQEYNWHSIGAIFHTLKGSAATVGMEKVAALAASAEIRALDLEKKSAEQTPKALLWFNDILEKISEDSGVPLPDRPKADPPVTLEPEAPPELASAQQHIASARDLVSAWQKEPGQSLHKENLLEQLKQARQDLASMSAAELDQSFDQLEEFIRTISAVPTETFFLVASRCLSDAQAHLEARKKNLSLHWNRKWNFYFSSLRVAMATELPNTSLTPSSVPADTEMLQVFSDEAATQFEVLEQSILSMEKGVDRPQHKDKIRRCFHTLKGAANSIGLHGMGAGFHALEDLMASMPDESAPESLWQFLLHCLDESRAYLNQLSLNPGAAWNHDWKADVKSLASGAAPKAGEKAAAEERQLLRVDGGKLRNLMHWTNELVAEHSRFSARLPKTQNASLRIRECLGRLDHAIETVAEESATQESGEGETGGPLAFLKEELQSLSNALNRSLIDLAEVLELSRQEDLVFQQKSKRLQSDLASLNMGPVSLLFRRLERAFRDACTEEGKQAELHTEGVNTQLDRAILDRLYAPLLHVVRNAVAHGIESPELRREKHKPVTGDIRLTAQPHSNYVIIEVQDDGGGINSEAVLKRALERNLVPPGTESLSPDQAVQLLFLPGFSTKETVSNVAGRGVGLDVVKRDIEALNGTVGVTYETDVGTTWTLRIPLTLSASEALLVHSAGSRFAIPLSYIDKCVRLLPEGYVRQNEHVFYRHHDEALPYYDLHKLLQMRDGQPASHGILVDSGTARAILGVHNIVGRREIITKDPGPLLNRLDCLSGAAADSDGSLFCILQISNLLVRRARLHEFSSSASRENGAKDQAPPTVPTAHILLVDDSPTVRKMQEAQLRKLGFRVTTACDGQEALEALAQGNFDLVITDLEMPNLDGTGLVQRIRENPQWTDLPVVLVTSRAGEQELHELKQMGATACLQKPFSRPDFLRELKNNPGLKALAGFSNQPSGATMDAN; translated from the coding sequence ATGAACCCCGACGAACAGGCCAAACAGCGGTCGAACCGCCCGCCGCCGGCGCTCAAAGCGCCGACTCAGTCATCCCGTGCCCTGCCGCGGCCCGCGCCGGCTTTGAAGGCGAGTAGTTCGGCGCCTTCCCTTTCCCTCCGCGGCGGCAAAGGCCGCCCCACGAAACTGATCCGGGAAAAAATGCCGAAACCACAGAGCAAGCCCGCAAGCAACGAACCTGCCGATACAGTGGGGGCCGAGGATTACACTGCGATGTTCCGGAGCGAACTCGCCGAGGCTCAGGCAAAGCTGGGATTGCTCCTCGCGGGCGGCGACGGCAGCTCCACACAGGAATATAATTGGCATTCCATTGGAGCTATTTTTCATACGCTTAAGGGATCGGCGGCCACGGTCGGCATGGAAAAGGTCGCCGCTCTGGCGGCCTCGGCAGAAATCCGGGCGCTGGATCTTGAAAAGAAATCTGCAGAGCAGACTCCGAAGGCACTTCTCTGGTTCAATGATATCCTTGAAAAAATCTCCGAGGATTCAGGCGTACCCCTGCCCGACCGTCCGAAAGCGGACCCCCCGGTAACTTTGGAGCCGGAGGCACCGCCGGAACTCGCTTCGGCGCAACAACACATCGCATCGGCCAGGGATCTCGTGTCGGCCTGGCAAAAAGAACCCGGCCAATCCCTTCACAAGGAAAACCTCCTGGAACAATTGAAGCAGGCGCGCCAGGACCTGGCATCCATGTCCGCCGCGGAACTGGACCAAAGCTTCGATCAATTGGAGGAATTCATCCGCACGATCAGCGCCGTCCCAACCGAAACTTTTTTTCTGGTAGCGAGCCGCTGCCTTTCCGATGCCCAGGCGCATCTGGAAGCCCGCAAAAAGAACCTTTCACTGCACTGGAACCGAAAATGGAATTTTTACTTCTCCTCCCTGCGTGTGGCAATGGCAACAGAGTTACCCAACACATCGCTTACACCTTCGTCTGTACCAGCGGACACCGAAATGCTACAGGTTTTCAGCGACGAAGCAGCCACCCAGTTTGAAGTCCTGGAACAATCGATCCTCAGCATGGAAAAAGGCGTGGACCGGCCCCAGCACAAGGACAAAATCCGGCGCTGCTTCCATACGCTCAAGGGCGCCGCAAACAGCATCGGCTTGCATGGCATGGGCGCGGGCTTCCATGCGCTTGAGGATTTGATGGCATCCATGCCGGACGAATCCGCTCCGGAAAGCCTTTGGCAGTTCCTTTTGCATTGTCTGGATGAATCACGCGCCTATCTGAACCAGCTCAGCCTCAATCCAGGCGCCGCATGGAACCATGACTGGAAAGCCGATGTCAAATCCCTGGCGTCGGGCGCGGCGCCAAAAGCGGGCGAAAAGGCAGCCGCCGAGGAAAGGCAACTCCTGCGGGTCGATGGAGGGAAACTGCGCAATCTCATGCACTGGACTAACGAGCTTGTGGCAGAACACAGCCGCTTCAGCGCCCGCCTGCCCAAAACACAAAATGCCAGCCTCAGGATCCGCGAGTGCCTCGGCCGCCTGGATCATGCCATCGAAACGGTGGCTGAAGAATCCGCCACGCAGGAATCCGGCGAGGGCGAGACGGGCGGGCCGCTGGCTTTCCTCAAGGAAGAACTCCAGTCACTCTCCAACGCCCTGAACCGAAGCCTGATCGATCTGGCCGAGGTCCTGGAATTATCACGGCAGGAAGACCTCGTCTTTCAGCAGAAAAGCAAACGCCTGCAAAGTGACCTGGCCTCACTCAACATGGGACCTGTCTCCCTGCTCTTTCGCAGGCTGGAACGCGCATTCCGCGATGCCTGTACGGAAGAAGGCAAACAGGCCGAACTGCATACTGAGGGCGTCAACACACAATTGGACCGCGCCATTCTGGATCGTTTATACGCCCCACTACTCCATGTCGTGCGTAACGCCGTCGCCCATGGCATCGAATCGCCGGAGCTTCGCCGTGAAAAGCACAAACCTGTCACCGGCGACATCCGCCTCACCGCGCAACCGCATTCCAACTATGTTATCATCGAGGTGCAGGACGACGGCGGCGGCATCAATTCGGAAGCCGTTCTGAAACGGGCTCTGGAGCGCAACCTCGTCCCTCCCGGAACAGAAAGCCTCTCACCCGATCAGGCTGTTCAATTGCTTTTTCTCCCGGGTTTCAGCACCAAGGAAACAGTCAGCAACGTCGCCGGGCGCGGAGTCGGCCTGGACGTTGTCAAACGCGACATCGAAGCGCTCAACGGCACTGTGGGCGTTACATATGAGACCGATGTTGGAACAACCTGGACTCTCCGGATTCCGCTCACACTGTCCGCATCGGAGGCCCTGTTGGTACATTCGGCGGGCTCCCGTTTTGCAATCCCGCTTTCGTACATCGACAAATGCGTCCGCCTGCTCCCGGAAGGCTATGTCAGGCAGAATGAGCATGTCTTTTACCGGCACCACGATGAAGCACTTCCCTATTATGACCTGCACAAACTGCTTCAAATGCGCGACGGACAGCCCGCCTCGCATGGCATTCTGGTTGATTCCGGCACCGCTCGCGCGATTCTCGGGGTGCATAACATTGTCGGACGCCGCGAAATTATTACCAAGGATCCCGGCCCGTTGTTGAACCGCCTCGACTGCCTCTCCGGCGCAGCCGCGGATTCTGACGGATCACTATTTTGCATACTTCAAATTTCCAACCTCCTGGTGCGGCGCGCGCGACTGCATGAATTCTCGAGCTCCGCTTCGCGTGAAAACGGCGCAAAAGACCAGGCGCCACCCACAGTCCCAACAGCACATATTTTATTGGTGGATGATTCCCCCACTGTGCGGAAAATGCAGGAGGCGCAATTGCGCAAACTCGGCTTTCGTGTCACCACAGCTTGCGACGGCCAGGAAGCTTTGGAAGCGCTGGCGCAGGGCAATTTTGACCTGGTGATCACTGATTTGGAAATGCCCAATCTGGACGGAACTGGTCTGGTTCAGCGCATCCGCGAAAATCCGCAGTGGACGGACCTGCCGGTGGTCCTTGTCACATCCCGGGCCGGTGAGCAGGAACTGCATGAGCTGAAGCAGATGGGAGCCACCGCCTGCCTTCAAAAACCTTTTTCAAGGCCGGATTTTCTCCGTGAACTGAAAAACAACCCCGGATTGAAAGCGTTGGCGGGCTTCAGCAATCAACCCTCCGGGGCAACAATGGACGCGAACTGA
- a CDS encoding cyclic nucleotide-binding domain-containing protein: MESSIDNRLALMKRVSLLSWLEAGQVATLAGRAEIRHYAEGDVIFEPGSPGDGLHIIADGEVTFVSGPPDELEHQSASTLEAGATFGELSLVDKQPRKSRARAALPTTVYFLPLAILEDLSRSHPEQYATLITNLAREMARKIRRLNQVKLASQEAPAQT; this comes from the coding sequence ATGGAATCGTCAATTGACAATCGACTAGCGCTCATGAAACGGGTCAGTCTGCTCTCGTGGCTGGAGGCCGGGCAGGTCGCAACCCTGGCCGGGCGGGCCGAAATCCGCCACTATGCCGAAGGCGATGTGATTTTTGAGCCCGGCAGCCCGGGCGACGGCCTCCACATCATTGCAGACGGCGAAGTCACCTTTGTGTCAGGCCCACCGGATGAACTTGAGCATCAATCCGCCAGCACATTGGAAGCGGGCGCAACGTTTGGAGAACTCAGCCTGGTGGACAAGCAGCCCCGGAAATCCAGGGCGCGCGCGGCGCTTCCCACAACCGTTTATTTCCTGCCTCTGGCGATTCTCGAGGATTTGTCACGCTCGCATCCCGAGCAATATGCCACCCTGATCACCAACCTGGCGCGTGAAATGGCGAGAAAAATACGGCGCCTCAACCAGGTGAAATTGGCTTCGCAGGAAGCGCCTGCCCAAACCTGA